One stretch of Euphorbia lathyris chromosome 7, ddEupLath1.1, whole genome shotgun sequence DNA includes these proteins:
- the LOC136200550 gene encoding hydroquinone glucosyltransferase-like, which translates to METTKPHISILPTPGLGHIIPLLEFAKKLVTYHGFRVSFLAITTNESSAAKEQLFQSPMFSPGLDIVQLPPVDVSAIINDDMLILTRISLIIQESLKCLKSLLIELGKPKALVIDLFTTQAFDVCEELSIPVYSFFTSPIALLTFSLYLPTLDRDLESESQFVDLPEPVTPPGCTPVRIEDLIEPIKDRKNDESKWYLLHVSRLPLAAGIVLNSWEDLEPVALKALTENSFYKQIPTPPVYPIGPLIKEEESPILSDSETLAWLDKQPHDSVLYVALGSGGTLTAEQFTELAWGLELSQQRFLMVARKPIDGSASATFFNVGSDVNDPMAYLPEGFLERTEGRGLVVPSWAPQIAVLKHPATGGFLSHCGWNSALESLSCGVPMIAWPLYAEQRMNATILSEEVGVAIKPAVAEGKKIVERGDIERVVKVVMEGEEGKKMKERAGKLKESASKALDINGPSYDSLARLAQQWKADDFIFTKYTQINYSGADMAHEN; encoded by the coding sequence ATGGAAACCACAAAGCCTCATATTTCAATCCTGCCAACACCAGGCTTGGGACACATCATCCCACTCCTTGAATTTGCTAAAAAATTAGTAACTTACCATGGATTCCGAGTTAGCTTTCTCGCAATCACCACAAATGAATCCTCGGCAGCCAAAGAACAGCTTTTCCAATCCCCAATGTTTTCTCCTGGTCTCGACATTGTTCAACTTCCACCCGTCGATGTCTCTGCAATAATCAATGATGATATGCTTATTCTTACTCGCATCAGTCTCATCATACAAGAGAGTCTCAAGTGTTTGAAATCTCTACTAATTGAATTAGGAAAACCAAAAGCATTAGTAATTGATCTCTTCACAACTCAAGCTTTTGATGTCTGTGAAGAATTATCGATTCCTGTTTACTCATTTTTCACTTCACCTATCGCTTTGCTTACCTTTTCTCTCTATCTTCCTACTCTGGATCGTGATTTGGAATCGGAGAGTCAATTTGTTGACCTCCCTGAACCGGTTACACCACCTGGCTGCACACCTGTTCGAATCGAGGATCTGATTGAGCCAATTAAGGATCGGAAAAACGATGAGAGTAAATGGTACTTACTTCATGTTAGCCGGTTGCCGTTGGCAGCCGGAATAGTTCTTAACTCCTGGGAGGATCTTGAACCGGTAGCACTCAAAGCTCTAACAGAGAATTCATTCTACAAACAAATTCCTACTCCACCGGTTTATCCAATCGGACCGCTTATCAAAGAGGAAGAATCCCCAATTTTATCTGATTCAGAAACCCTAGCATGGCTGGATAAGCAACCACATGATTCCGTTCTCTATGTAGCACTCGGAAGCGGCGGTACCTTGACGGCGGAGCAATTCACCGAATTAGCCTGGGGACTAGAACTTAGTCAGCAGCGATTCTTGATGGTGGCGCGTAAGCCAATAGATGGGAGCGCGTCTGCTACATTTTTTAATGTAGGAAGTGATGTTAATGATCCGATGGCTTATCTTCCTGAAGGATTTTTAGAGAGGACGGAAGGAAGGGGACTGGTAGTTCCGTCGTGGGCGCCGCAGATAGCAGTGCTAAAACATCCGGCGACGGGAGGTTTTCTTTCTCACTGCGGGTGGAATTCGGCGTTGGAGAGCTTAAGTTGTGGTGTGCCGATGATTGCGTGGCCGCTTTATGCGGAGCAGAGAATGAATGCCACTATATTGTCGGAGGAAGTTGGGGTGGCGATTAAGCCGGCGGTGGCGGAGGGGAAGAAAATAGTGGAACGTGGAGATATAGAGAGAGTAGTGAAGGTGGTTATGGAAGGTgaagaagggaagaagatgaaagaaAGGGCGGGAAAGCTGAAAGAAAGTGCGTCCAAAGCTTTGGATATTAATGGGCCTTCTTATGACTCTCTTGCTCGACTGGCCCAACAATGGAAAGCTGACGATTTCATTTTTACAAAATACACACAAATAAACTATAGTGGGGCGGATATGGCCCACGAGAATTAA